In one Mucilaginibacter ginsenosidivorax genomic region, the following are encoded:
- a CDS encoding KpsF/GutQ family sugar-phosphate isomerase, translated as MKDIAKRVFAIEIESLQHVAKLIDDEFTKTVEAVLNCTGKVVVIGIGKSGLIGKKIAATLASTGTPSFFLHPGEAFHGDLGMVGTNDAVMLISYSGETDEVLRIIPFLKWNNNLVIGVTGNSTSTVAKNSHHHLNIKISREACPLELAPTSSTTAALVMGDALAIALMESRGFKQHDFARFHPGGSLGRKLLVKVKDIMRTDKLPFIGEDASFTELLLSMSAGRLGMVIVGQADNIKGIITDGDLRRALLKHPDPSTLSVLEIMTVNPLIIDGEEFAGYAEQLMIEKKITTLLVGSASNRSVNGVYQIYSQ; from the coding sequence ATGAAGGATATTGCTAAAAGAGTTTTTGCTATCGAGATAGAATCGCTGCAACATGTAGCGAAATTAATTGACGATGAATTTACTAAAACCGTCGAGGCTGTATTGAATTGTACAGGTAAGGTAGTAGTTATTGGCATAGGTAAATCCGGATTGATAGGAAAAAAAATTGCAGCTACACTTGCCAGTACCGGTACTCCAAGCTTTTTCCTGCATCCCGGTGAGGCATTTCATGGCGATCTTGGGATGGTTGGTACTAATGACGCTGTTATGCTGATTTCGTATTCGGGCGAAACTGATGAAGTGTTACGCATAATCCCCTTTTTAAAATGGAATAATAACCTGGTTATAGGCGTTACCGGCAATTCAACCTCTACCGTTGCTAAAAACAGTCATCATCATTTAAATATAAAAATCTCCCGTGAGGCTTGTCCGCTGGAATTGGCGCCAACATCGTCAACCACAGCTGCGCTGGTTATGGGAGATGCGCTTGCCATCGCATTAATGGAGTCCCGGGGGTTTAAGCAGCACGATTTTGCCCGTTTTCATCCTGGTGGCAGCCTTGGCCGCAAATTATTGGTAAAGGTAAAAGATATCATGCGTACAGATAAGTTACCTTTTATAGGTGAAGATGCGTCGTTTACAGAGTTATTGCTTAGTATGTCGGCAGGGCGATTGGGAATGGTTATTGTTGGGCAGGCCGATAATATTAAAGGAATTATTACCGACGGCGATTTACGACGCGCTTTATTAAAGCACCCTGATCCATCTACATTAAGTGTTTTGGAAATAATGACAGTTAACCCACTAATTATTGATGGCGAGGAATTTGCGGGTTATGCCGAACAATTGATGATTGAAAAAAAAATCACCACGTTACTCGTCGGCTCGGCATCTAACAGGTCGGTCAACGGCGTATACCAGATCTATAGTCAGTAA
- a CDS encoding nucleotide sugar dehydrogenase — translation MFDHPSNQILQQFKAPETARIAIIGLGYVGLPLAVEFAKKFLVKGFDIKKTRVDELNKAHDRTLETNSEVLKSVLLGNDSGKLVFTSEVEDIADCNVFIVSVPTPTDQHNRPDLELIKKASESVASVLKIGDVVIYESTVYPGVTEDVCVPILERVSRLRFNIDFFAGYSPERINPGDKVHTLTNILKVTSGSTPEAADFIDKLYQTIVTAGTHKAPSIKVAEACKVIENSQRDINIAFVNELAKIFQIMGIDTHAVLEAAGTKWNFLNFKPGLVGGHCTGVDPYYLAQKAQEVGYHPEIILAGRRLNDGMGTYVALEVIKLMVKKDIPVKNSNVLVLGFTFKENCPDVRNTRVIDIVKVLSEFEACYEIYDPWADPSEVELEYGVKTINAFEKLKGGYDAIIVAVSHREFFSLDYKQLKRGAASVIYDIKGILDKNMVDGRL, via the coding sequence ATGTTTGATCATCCGTCAAATCAGATTCTGCAACAATTTAAAGCTCCGGAAACTGCCCGCATTGCAATAATAGGGTTAGGTTACGTAGGATTGCCGCTCGCGGTTGAGTTTGCAAAAAAATTTCTGGTAAAAGGGTTTGATATAAAAAAAACAAGGGTTGATGAGCTTAATAAGGCCCATGACCGTACCTTGGAAACCAATTCCGAGGTGTTAAAATCAGTTTTGCTTGGCAATGACAGTGGCAAACTTGTATTTACATCGGAGGTTGAGGATATAGCTGATTGCAATGTATTTATAGTTTCGGTGCCAACACCTACCGATCAGCACAATCGTCCTGATCTTGAGCTAATAAAAAAAGCAAGCGAATCAGTTGCGTCTGTACTTAAGATTGGCGATGTAGTGATTTACGAGTCAACTGTTTATCCCGGAGTTACCGAAGATGTGTGTGTGCCGATACTTGAACGGGTATCCAGGCTTAGGTTTAATATTGATTTTTTTGCGGGGTATTCGCCCGAGCGGATTAACCCGGGAGACAAAGTACATACACTTACCAATATATTGAAGGTGACCTCAGGCTCGACGCCCGAAGCTGCCGATTTTATCGATAAACTTTATCAAACTATAGTTACAGCGGGGACGCATAAGGCGCCAAGTATAAAAGTTGCCGAAGCTTGTAAAGTAATTGAAAACTCCCAGCGCGACATTAATATCGCGTTTGTAAATGAACTGGCAAAAATTTTCCAGATCATGGGTATTGATACTCATGCAGTTTTAGAAGCGGCCGGTACCAAGTGGAATTTTTTGAATTTTAAACCGGGACTTGTTGGCGGCCATTGCACCGGGGTTGATCCGTATTACCTTGCCCAAAAAGCCCAGGAGGTAGGTTACCATCCCGAGATTATACTGGCTGGCCGCAGGCTAAATGATGGCATGGGCACATATGTAGCTCTGGAGGTAATTAAGCTTATGGTTAAGAAAGATATTCCGGTAAAAAACTCAAATGTGCTTGTACTCGGTTTTACTTTTAAAGAAAACTGCCCCGATGTACGTAATACCCGGGTAATTGACATTGTAAAGGTTTTAAGTGAGTTTGAAGCATGCTATGAGATTTACGACCCCTGGGCCGATCCATCGGAGGTTGAACTGGAGTACGGCGTTAAAACCATTAACGCATTTGAAAAATTGAAAGGTGGGTACGATGCTATTATTGTAGCAGTATCGCACAGGGAGTTTTTCAGCCTTGATTATAAGCAGTTAAAAAGAGGGGCTGCATCGGTTATATATGATATAAAGGGTATACTGGATAAAAACATGGTTGATGGCCGGTTGTAA
- a CDS encoding undecaprenyl-phosphate glucose phosphotransferase codes for MIHRYATFIKAVNLTIDYIILNMSMVISYFIEDRSYIFWINNRKYLPIVLVFNLIWLLSANITGLYEHVLNKDSIKTYRGVIKTYLLFVSFICFTIIILIGTKAYFITREYLFYSLALFGFLLGLWKLIFLTIRKSDRASLIDTRAVIIIGGGRIGADLYGFFKQNPERGYSLVGFFDDNPELVNDKHLYLGGTNDCISYVLNNKVDEIFCTLPNSEAATIERLMLDADKNLIRFKFIPEYYDYAKKPTFIQSFGHIPVISVRPEPLENMLNRFIKRLFDVVFSLFIILFVFSWLFPILAILIKLESRGPVFFVQERSGRDNKPFKCYKFRSMRVNKDSDKKQATRGDSRITKTGAFIRKTSLDELPQFFNVILGNMSVVGPRPHMISHTQQYSQLIDTFMVRHFLKPGITGWAQINGLRGETQTTQAMLERVEADVWYLENWSFLLDMKIVFLTFWNALRGEKNAF; via the coding sequence ATGATTCACAGATACGCTACTTTTATTAAAGCGGTGAACCTTACCATCGATTATATTATACTTAATATGAGCATGGTAATTTCTTACTTTATCGAAGATAGGTCATACATTTTTTGGATAAACAACAGGAAATATTTACCCATTGTTTTGGTGTTTAATTTGATATGGTTGTTATCAGCCAATATTACCGGCTTGTATGAACATGTTTTGAATAAAGATTCTATCAAAACTTATCGCGGAGTAATAAAAACATACCTTCTGTTTGTAAGTTTTATTTGCTTTACTATAATTATACTTATAGGTACAAAAGCCTATTTTATTACACGCGAATACCTGTTTTATTCACTTGCATTATTTGGATTTTTACTTGGCTTGTGGAAACTGATATTCCTTACGATACGTAAAAGCGACAGGGCATCGCTGATTGATACCCGTGCCGTTATTATTATTGGTGGTGGCAGGATAGGTGCAGATCTGTACGGTTTTTTTAAACAAAACCCAGAGCGTGGCTACAGCCTGGTGGGCTTTTTTGATGATAATCCCGAACTCGTAAATGATAAACACCTCTATTTGGGTGGTACTAATGATTGCATAAGCTATGTATTGAATAATAAAGTAGACGAAATTTTTTGTACCCTGCCCAATTCTGAAGCGGCAACAATTGAGCGGCTAATGCTTGATGCTGATAAAAACCTCATCAGGTTTAAGTTTATTCCAGAGTATTATGATTATGCGAAAAAACCAACTTTCATTCAAAGTTTTGGTCATATTCCCGTTATATCTGTAAGGCCCGAGCCATTAGAAAATATGCTCAACAGGTTTATAAAGCGACTGTTTGACGTGGTGTTTTCTTTATTTATTATTCTTTTCGTGTTCAGCTGGTTATTCCCAATCCTGGCTATCCTGATCAAACTTGAATCAAGAGGTCCGGTATTTTTTGTACAGGAACGTTCGGGAAGGGATAACAAACCATTTAAATGTTACAAATTCCGTAGCATGCGGGTAAACAAGGACTCTGATAAAAAGCAGGCAACCCGTGGTGACTCCCGTATCACGAAAACAGGGGCCTTTATTCGTAAAACCAGCCTTGACGAACTTCCCCAGTTTTTTAATGTGATTTTAGGTAACATGTCTGTAGTGGGGCCACGGCCGCACATGATTAGCCATACACAGCAATATTCGCAGCTTATTGATACGTTTATGGTAAGGCACTTTTTAAAACCAGGAATTACAGGATGGGCCCAAATTAATGGTTTAAGGGGCGAAACCCAAACAACACAAGCTATGCTTGAACGTGTTGAAGCTGATGTTTGGTACCTGGAGAATTGGTCATTCCTGTTGGATATGAAAATAGTTTTCTTAACGTTTTGGAATGCTTTAAGGGGAGAAAAGAACGCTTTCTAA
- a CDS encoding ABC transporter substrate-binding protein has protein sequence MAVFRDQLNRVINLPSIPKRIVSVVPSQTELLFYFGLNVEIVGITKFCIHPEAKVKEIAKVGGTKQLNIELIKSLRPDLIIANKEENDRGQVEELMDVCPVWVSDIYDLETALTMIEGVGDIVGKGQEAYALNLEIRHRFDTYIFPPLNITVAYFIWKNPYMVAGRQTYIDSLLQKCGLTNTFESERYPEVSPDDLAAANPNVIFLSSEPYPFKQKHVHEFKQLVPKAKAVLVDGEMFSWYGSRLLQVPGYLRRLLNEIILLAQ, from the coding sequence ATGGCGGTGTTTCGCGATCAGTTAAACCGCGTTATTAATCTGCCGTCTATACCAAAACGCATTGTTTCTGTAGTACCCTCGCAAACCGAGCTTTTGTTTTATTTTGGTTTGAATGTTGAAATTGTTGGTATTACCAAATTTTGCATTCACCCGGAGGCAAAAGTTAAAGAAATAGCCAAAGTAGGGGGCACCAAGCAGCTAAATATTGAACTGATAAAATCCCTGCGCCCCGATTTAATTATCGCTAACAAGGAAGAGAACGATCGCGGCCAGGTTGAAGAGCTCATGGATGTTTGTCCTGTTTGGGTAAGTGATATATATGACCTGGAGACTGCCTTAACCATGATCGAGGGTGTTGGTGATATTGTTGGCAAGGGGCAGGAGGCCTACGCTTTAAATCTCGAAATCAGACACCGTTTTGATACCTATATATTCCCCCCTTTGAATATCACTGTAGCCTACTTTATATGGAAAAACCCGTATATGGTTGCTGGCAGGCAAACGTACATTGATAGCCTGCTGCAAAAGTGTGGCTTAACCAATACTTTCGAATCAGAACGATACCCTGAAGTGTCTCCGGATGACTTAGCTGCCGCTAATCCCAACGTGATATTTTTATCATCCGAGCCATATCCGTTCAAACAAAAACATGTCCACGAGTTTAAACAATTGGTGCCAAAAGCAAAAGCTGTTTTGGTTGACGGCGAAATGTTTTCATGGTATGGGAGCAGGTTGTTGCAGGTGCCGGGGTATCTACGTAGGTTATTGAACGAAATTATTTTGCTGGCTCAATAA
- a CDS encoding CocE/NonD family hydrolase: protein MKKLLLLTILLAPAIVFAQNADSTWFVNNYIKKEVQIPMRDGIKLFTSVYQPKDQAEKHPILITRTPYSCAPYGKDYRGYWRNFMIKYCREGYIMVIQDIRGRWMSEGTFEVVRPFNPNKKTNKDIDEASDSYDTIDWLVKNLDNNNGKVGVTGISFPGFYATEAALSGHPALKAVSPQAPVTDRFFGDDDHHNGVLFLMDAFDFHVGYGFSQPRPHPTILPAKTYPINGPDNYAWYLKTGALPNFTKASGDSLKFWSDMMVHPNLDAWWKARDTRSGIKNVKPAMLVVGGLFDAEDGYGAWNTYQALVKQSPATKSNLVVGPWFHGQWASKDGTHLGNIQFGSKTNEWYQENIEIPFFNYYLKGKGSIDTLSKATIFFSGENKWRKLPQWPPADAVPTPIYLEQNGKLSFNSPTNTKNTFDSYTSDPAKPVPYAEKVHEYRTREYMTDDQRFAARRTDVLTYSTDTLTNDITLGGPVTADLTVSISNTDADFVVKIIDVFPDNTPANPVTKYPMGGYQMLVRAEIMRGRYRNSFQAPEAFVPGLPTQVKFQVPDVAHTFKKGHKIMIQVQSSWFPLADRNPQQFVDIYHAKDSDFVKETINVYHAKSKIILPVIK, encoded by the coding sequence ATGAAAAAACTGTTACTGCTTACAATCCTTTTAGCACCTGCAATAGTATTTGCTCAAAATGCCGACTCAACCTGGTTTGTAAATAATTATATCAAAAAAGAAGTTCAGATCCCGATGCGCGATGGGATAAAGCTTTTTACATCTGTTTATCAGCCCAAAGACCAGGCTGAAAAGCACCCGATCCTGATAACCCGCACCCCATATTCCTGTGCGCCGTATGGCAAAGATTACCGTGGATACTGGCGAAATTTCATGATCAAATATTGCAGGGAAGGCTATATCATGGTGATCCAGGATATCAGGGGGCGCTGGATGAGCGAAGGGACATTCGAAGTGGTACGTCCTTTCAATCCCAATAAAAAAACAAATAAAGATATTGATGAGGCCAGCGATAGCTATGATACTATAGACTGGCTTGTTAAAAACCTGGATAACAACAATGGTAAGGTTGGTGTAACCGGGATTTCGTTCCCCGGATTTTATGCAACTGAAGCAGCCTTAAGCGGCCATCCGGCGTTGAAGGCTGTTAGCCCGCAGGCACCGGTTACCGATAGGTTTTTTGGCGATGACGACCACCATAACGGCGTTTTATTTTTGATGGACGCATTTGATTTTCATGTAGGTTACGGTTTTAGCCAGCCACGCCCCCATCCTACCATATTGCCTGCAAAAACGTATCCCATAAATGGCCCTGATAACTATGCATGGTACTTAAAAACGGGAGCATTACCCAACTTTACCAAAGCATCGGGCGACAGCCTTAAATTTTGGAGCGATATGATGGTTCATCCCAACCTTGATGCATGGTGGAAAGCCCGCGATACGCGCTCGGGGATCAAAAACGTAAAGCCTGCCATGTTGGTTGTGGGTGGATTATTTGATGCCGAGGATGGCTACGGGGCGTGGAATACCTACCAGGCCTTAGTGAAGCAAAGCCCGGCAACCAAAAGTAATTTGGTAGTAGGTCCCTGGTTTCACGGGCAATGGGCAAGCAAAGATGGTACTCACTTAGGCAACATCCAGTTTGGCAGCAAAACCAACGAGTGGTACCAGGAAAACATCGAAATCCCCTTCTTCAATTACTATTTAAAGGGGAAAGGCTCGATAGATACGCTTAGTAAAGCAACTATATTTTTTTCGGGGGAAAATAAATGGCGGAAGTTACCTCAATGGCCACCTGCTGATGCGGTGCCTACGCCGATTTATTTGGAACAAAACGGGAAGTTATCCTTTAATAGCCCAACAAATACCAAAAATACCTTTGACAGCTATACGAGCGACCCGGCCAAACCGGTTCCCTATGCCGAAAAGGTGCACGAATACCGCACACGCGAATACATGACCGACGACCAGCGTTTTGCCGCCCGCCGCACTGATGTTTTAACGTACAGTACCGATACATTAACTAATGATATCACGCTTGGCGGCCCGGTAACTGCCGACCTGACCGTTAGTATTTCAAATACCGATGCCGATTTTGTAGTAAAAATCATAGATGTTTTCCCCGATAATACACCAGCTAACCCGGTTACCAAATATCCTATGGGCGGCTACCAAATGCTGGTACGGGCCGAAATTATGCGCGGTAGGTACCGTAATAGCTTCCAGGCACCCGAAGCATTTGTGCCTGGATTGCCTACACAGGTAAAATTCCAGGTGCCCGACGTTGCCCATACTTTTAAAAAGGGTCACAAAATAATGATCCAGGTACAAAGCAGCTGGTTTCCTTTAGCCGACAGAAATCCGCAGCAATTTGTGGATATATATCATGCAAAGGACAGCGATTTTGTGAAAGAAACCATCAATGTTTACCATGCTAAATCGAAGATAATTTTGCCGGTGATAAAATAG
- a CDS encoding short chain dehydrogenase: protein MKIIIVGASGTLGKHVTAALKSNHEIITAGSKSGDIQVDINSPESIGKFYEQAGKFDALVSTTGHGHFGPLTAMTYADFMKGINSKLMGQVNLVLMGQHFINPKGSFTLTSGILSEDPIVLGSNLSAVNGALEAFVKAAAIELENGVRINTISPGVVEDSPGYFPYFPGHIPVTMARVAQAYVKSVLGAQTGQVYKVF, encoded by the coding sequence ATGAAAATAATCATTGTGGGCGCCAGTGGCACACTTGGCAAACACGTTACCGCAGCTTTAAAAAGCAATCACGAAATAATAACTGCCGGTTCCAAAAGCGGCGACATACAGGTTGATATCAACTCGCCCGAATCTATCGGAAAATTTTATGAGCAGGCGGGCAAGTTCGACGCCTTGGTAAGCACAACCGGCCATGGCCATTTTGGGCCGCTAACAGCTATGACGTATGCCGATTTTATGAAAGGGATTAACAGCAAACTTATGGGGCAGGTAAACCTGGTTTTAATGGGTCAGCATTTTATCAATCCCAAAGGATCTTTTACTTTAACATCGGGTATTTTGAGTGAGGATCCTATCGTATTAGGATCTAATTTAAGTGCGGTAAACGGTGCGCTTGAAGCTTTTGTAAAAGCAGCTGCTATTGAACTGGAAAACGGTGTACGCATAAATACCATAAGCCCGGGTGTTGTAGAAGATTCGCCCGGTTATTTTCCGTACTTCCCCGGCCACATCCCGGTAACTATGGCGCGGGTTGCGCAGGCTTACGTTAAAAGTGTTCTGGGAGCGCAGACCGGGCAAGTGTACAAGGTTTTTTGA
- a CDS encoding Gfo/Idh/MocA family protein, with protein sequence MENSRRTFIKQAAIAGTGVLITKNAWSAKSYKRIIGANDRVRVGVVGFSDRHKSSHIPSFMNHCKELNFEVVGVSDIWKYRREEGAATWKEKMQHDVKAYRNNEELYDSKTVDAVFISTADFQHARHAIEAVKAGCDAYVEKPFAETMEDNRAALKAVKESGKIVQIGSQRRSGDNYHAANDFIRSGKFGPITMVELTWNVNQPGRWRRPELLSKLKEEDTDWKRFIMNRPYEAFDPRKYLEYRLFWPYSSGLAGQWMSHQIDTVHWFTGLKHPRSVVANGGIYMWKDGRRNWDTILAAFDYGPLDDPSTGFQVTFGSRMHNGDEHPAEIYYSNGGELNLITNKVSPDGGLTEKMAAAMGMKANLLPEISLANTQQVVASANTGGDVLTSNHVRNWMECVRSRKQPNAPVEAGYSHSIANIMTNAAVHTGVKATFDESTQEVMTNGKVFKY encoded by the coding sequence ATGGAAAACTCTCGTCGTACGTTTATAAAACAGGCCGCGATAGCCGGGACAGGTGTATTGATCACTAAAAATGCATGGAGTGCCAAAAGCTACAAACGTATTATTGGTGCTAATGACCGCGTTCGGGTGGGTGTTGTCGGCTTTTCCGACAGGCATAAAAGCTCGCACATCCCCAGCTTTATGAATCATTGTAAAGAACTTAACTTCGAAGTGGTTGGCGTATCCGACATCTGGAAATACCGGCGAGAGGAAGGGGCTGCTACCTGGAAAGAAAAAATGCAGCATGATGTAAAGGCATACCGCAACAACGAGGAGTTGTATGATAGCAAAACGGTTGATGCGGTATTTATCAGCACCGCCGATTTTCAGCATGCCCGCCACGCCATTGAAGCGGTAAAAGCAGGCTGTGACGCCTATGTTGAAAAGCCTTTTGCCGAAACAATGGAGGATAACCGCGCAGCGTTAAAAGCCGTTAAGGAATCCGGAAAAATAGTGCAGATAGGATCGCAGCGCAGGAGCGGGGATAATTACCACGCTGCCAATGATTTTATCCGCTCGGGCAAGTTTGGCCCTATTACCATGGTTGAGCTTACCTGGAATGTTAACCAGCCAGGCCGCTGGCGCCGCCCAGAATTGCTGAGTAAGTTAAAAGAGGAAGATACCGATTGGAAACGTTTTATTATGAACCGGCCATACGAGGCCTTCGACCCACGCAAATATTTGGAGTATCGTTTGTTTTGGCCCTATTCATCCGGCTTAGCCGGCCAGTGGATGAGTCACCAGATTGATACTGTACATTGGTTTACAGGGCTAAAACATCCGCGCAGCGTGGTTGCCAATGGGGGTATTTATATGTGGAAGGATGGCCGCCGTAACTGGGATACTATTTTGGCTGCCTTTGATTATGGCCCATTGGATGATCCTTCAACCGGTTTCCAGGTAACCTTTGGCTCACGCATGCATAACGGGGATGAACACCCCGCCGAGATATACTACTCCAACGGAGGCGAACTGAACCTGATTACCAATAAGGTATCGCCGGATGGCGGACTTACAGAAAAAATGGCCGCAGCCATGGGCATGAAAGCCAACCTGCTGCCCGAAATCAGCCTTGCAAATACACAGCAGGTTGTGGCATCGGCCAACACCGGCGGCGATGTGCTTACCTCAAACCATGTACGCAACTGGATGGAATGCGTGCGCAGCCGTAAGCAGCCCAATGCGCCGGTTGAAGCGGGGTACAGTCACTCTATAGCTAATATCATGACCAATGCCGCCGTACACACGGGTGTTAAGGCCACGTTTGATGAAAGCACCCAGGAAGTAATGACAAATGGTAAGGTTTTTAAATATTGA
- a CDS encoding DUF6807 domain-containing protein — translation MKSFKKTSLIIVSIAFAASAAAQKSEQVKVVASKNERKVDVFIGGKPFTSFLYPDSLEKPVLYPLRAANGTVVTRGFPLDPKPGDPTDHPHHIGLWFNFENLNGLDFWNNSYAIHQDKKNLYGWIRTDKVLETKSGATGVLAYHANWTNQQKDVILEETTRFEFSGTGNQRIVDRITTLKAVVDATFTDAKDGLLGLRLAHDLQMPATEDQKFTDDKGNVTIVKAGTDKVANGNYLTSAGKTGNDAWSTRGVWCKVYGKMGADSVSIAIIDHPQNPNYPTFWHARGYGLFAANPLGEKIFTNGKSAKNLHLNKGESVTFRYRIVIENGGQTIGAKELDMIAEKFSK, via the coding sequence ATGAAAAGCTTTAAAAAAACAAGTTTAATAATAGTCTCAATAGCCTTTGCCGCAAGCGCGGCCGCCCAAAAAAGCGAACAGGTAAAGGTTGTTGCGTCAAAAAATGAGCGTAAGGTAGATGTGTTTATCGGCGGTAAGCCGTTTACAAGTTTCCTGTACCCCGATAGCCTAGAAAAACCGGTGCTATATCCCTTGCGTGCAGCAAATGGCACTGTTGTAACCCGTGGTTTCCCGCTGGATCCTAAACCAGGCGACCCAACAGATCATCCGCATCATATTGGCCTTTGGTTTAATTTTGAAAACCTGAATGGGCTTGATTTTTGGAATAACTCTTACGCCATCCATCAAGACAAAAAGAATTTGTATGGCTGGATCCGTACCGACAAGGTGTTGGAAACCAAAAGCGGTGCAACCGGCGTATTAGCATACCATGCAAACTGGACAAACCAACAAAAAGACGTTATTTTAGAAGAAACCACAAGGTTTGAATTCAGCGGGACAGGTAACCAGCGCATCGTTGATCGTATTACAACTTTAAAGGCTGTAGTAGACGCAACTTTTACGGATGCTAAAGACGGCCTGCTTGGCTTGCGGCTGGCACATGACCTGCAAATGCCCGCCACCGAAGACCAAAAATTTACCGACGACAAAGGCAACGTAACCATAGTGAAGGCTGGTACCGATAAGGTAGCCAATGGAAATTATCTGACCAGCGCCGGCAAAACCGGCAACGATGCCTGGAGCACACGCGGTGTATGGTGCAAAGTTTACGGTAAAATGGGGGCCGATTCGGTAAGTATTGCCATTATAGATCATCCTCAAAACCCCAATTATCCTACTTTTTGGCATGCGAGGGGCTATGGGTTATTTGCCGCGAATCCCCTGGGCGAAAAGATTTTTACCAATGGTAAATCGGCAAAAAATTTGCATCTGAATAAAGGGGAGTCGGTGACTTTTAGGTATAGGATTGTGATTGAGAATGGCGGGCAGACTATCGGTGCAAAAGAGCTTGATATGATAGCCGAGAAATTTTCGAAATAA
- a CDS encoding FAD:protein FMN transferase: MKNNWLPGIVVLALLCCAFGKQPSLRLFAIKGYAQGTTYSIVYYAADSLVSQQQTDSLLQRFDKSVSLYLPQSLICRFNRSPKGIRVDDIFRVLVSRALQISHATGGLVDPTVKPLVDAWGFGVFKADHEPGREDVKKMLRQVGANKIRLKGNFLYKTVPGVQLDLNGIAQGYSVDLLADLLERHHIHDYLIELGGELRIKGHKPGNEPFRVGIEGISGDDLDPAPMRQVIEPGDGAITTSGNYRKHHESGGKQVSHLMDPLTGYPVQNEMISVTVYARDAITADGYDNGFMAMGLQRSLAFLAKRKDMGAYMVYRRPDGRIADTVSAFFKGYQHKTE, from the coding sequence ATGAAAAATAATTGGCTACCTGGTATTGTTGTTTTGGCGTTGCTGTGTTGTGCTTTCGGGAAACAACCATCGTTGCGCCTTTTTGCGATAAAAGGTTATGCCCAGGGTACTACCTACAGCATTGTTTATTATGCAGCTGATAGTCTGGTTAGCCAGCAGCAAACGGACAGTTTGTTGCAACGGTTTGATAAATCGGTATCGCTTTACCTGCCTCAATCACTTATCTGCAGGTTTAACCGCTCGCCAAAAGGCATCCGTGTGGATGATATTTTTCGTGTGCTGGTTAGCCGCGCCCTGCAGATAAGTCACGCTACCGGCGGGCTGGTAGACCCCACAGTAAAACCGCTGGTTGACGCCTGGGGCTTCGGCGTTTTTAAAGCCGACCACGAACCCGGTAGGGAAGATGTGAAAAAAATGCTGCGCCAGGTGGGTGCAAATAAAATAAGGCTGAAAGGGAATTTTTTATATAAGACGGTGCCCGGTGTACAACTGGATTTGAATGGTATAGCCCAGGGGTATTCGGTTGATCTGCTGGCCGATTTGCTGGAGCGGCATCATATTCACGACTATTTGATTGAACTGGGTGGCGAACTGCGCATTAAAGGCCATAAACCCGGCAATGAGCCATTCCGGGTTGGCATTGAGGGAATCAGCGGCGATGACCTGGACCCTGCGCCCATGCGACAGGTGATTGAGCCGGGCGACGGTGCCATCACCACTTCGGGCAATTACCGCAAACACCATGAGTCCGGGGGCAAACAAGTATCGCACCTGATGGATCCGCTCACGGGTTATCCTGTACAAAACGAAATGATAAGTGTGACGGTGTACGCCAGGGACGCAATCACCGCCGATGGGTATGATAATGGTTTTATGGCCATGGGTTTGCAGCGCAGCCTGGCTTTTTTAGCAAAACGGAAAGATATGGGCGCTTACATGGTTTACCGGCGACCCGATGGTCGTATCGCAGATACTGTAAGTGCTTTTTTTAAGGGATATCAACACAAAACTGAATAG